In Mesotoga infera, the DNA window CTGCTGCTCGCGACCGGCAGGTTACCCAATACTCCCGACCTGAATCTGGAAAAGAGCGGGGTTCAGGTTGACGATTGGGGATTCATAAAGGTAAACAACAAACTGGAGACCACGTCGGAGGGAGTCTACGCGATAGGCGATGTTAAAGGTGGACCGGCCTTCACACATATTTCTTACGACGACTTCAGAGTATTGAAGCAGAACCTCTTGAACGGAGGAAGCTCGACGATTGAAGAGAGGTTTGTCCCGTATGTCGTATTCATAGATCCCCAGCTTGGAAGAATCGGTCTCTCCGAGAAAGAAGCATCGAGTCAGGGACGTGACTTTCGTGTGGCAAAGCTGCCTTTTGATAGAGTGGCGCGGGCAATCGAAACGGATGAGACCAGGGGAATGATGAAGGCTCTTGTCGATTCGAAAACAGATCAGATAATTGGAGCCGCAATTCTGGGAGTGGAGGGCGGCGAGATTATGTCTGCAGTTCAGATAGCAATGATGGGCGGTCTTCCTTACACCTCGTTGAGAGACGGCGTCTTCGCTCACCCGACGCTCGTGGAATCGCTGAACAATCTCTTCATGACGCTGGATGGCTGAGCGGCAAGGCGAATACTCGCCGGGATTCTTTCTTGAGCTTTTCGACAGTGAGGAAACAGGAGATTCCGCGAATGCGCCTTAGCTCTCTACAAAAGTCAGACGAATCTACAGAGGTAGCAATGCATTGAAAATTTTCGGTGATAGTGTACAATTAAATTGAGTATAATTATCGGCAATACAAACAATGGAGGTTGGTTGTTGTGAAGAGAATAATGCTAATAGCGCTATTATTGATAACTGTGATTGGTTTGGCACTGAAGGGGCCGATTACGGTGGCATCGAAGATTGATACAGAAGGAGCTCTGCTCGGTCAGATGATTGTCATCATCCTGGAAAAGAACGGTTTCGAGGTAAATGACAAGACAGAATTCGGCACGACGAGTGTCATCAGAAAGGCGATCATCGCTGGTGAGATCGATATCTACCCCGAGTACACCGGAAACGGAGGCTTCTTCTTTGACAACACAGATCCCATGGTATGGAAGAACGCGAAGTCGGGATACGAGACTGTGAAGACCCTGGATCTGGAAAGGAACGGTCTCGTCTGGCTTACTCCAGCTCCTGCGAACAATACCTGGGCTCTGGCGATCAGAAAGGATCTTTCCGACAGTGAGGGAATCAAGACCCTCGAAGACCTTGCGACATACGTGAACGGCGGGGGATTCATCAAGCTGGCCGCTTCCGAAGAGTTCCTGACGAGGCCCGATGCGATGCCCGCCTTCCAGGAGGCATATGGTTTTGAGCTTTCCAACGATCAGCTTCTCGCCTTCTCCGGTGGAAACACCGCTCAGACGATCAGGGCTGCCGCTCAGAATATAGACGGAGTCAATCTCGCTATGGCATACGGTACGGACGGGGCGCTCTCGGCCCTCAGACTTGTCGTTCTTGAGGACACCAAAGGCGTACAGCCCGTCTACGAACCCGCTCCCATAGTGAGAAAAGAGGTCTACGAAATGTATCCCGAGATCGAAGGACTCCTGAAACCCGTCTTCGAATCACTGGACCTGGAGAGTTTGCAGTCTCTCAACGCTTCGATAGCTATCGAAGGTCTGGATGCGGGTTATGTTGCTGAGCAGTTCCTGAGATCGAAGTCCTTGATTGATTAGGATCCATGAAGTTTATTGGCAGACGAAGAGATGTGATGGCCATTCTGGGAATGGCCATCATGTTGTTTTCGCTCGTAATTCCGGGCTTTCTTTCGGTTAAGGAGACAAGGATTTCCGAAGCCCTGCCGGTAAGCCTGGGAAGCTTCTCGATAGTCGGGCTGTTATCTCTTGCAGCCGCCTCGGTTGCCATCTTCTTTCTTTCTTACAGTAAATACGCTTTTCTTATGGGCATTGTTGCAGGACTTGTACCTCTTTTCGGTTTTTTTCTTGCCGGGAGCCACGCACTCTCCATCGCCTCGGCAACAGGTCCGTTCGCCAGAGTTTCACCCTCTACAGGGCTGTGGCTTCTGCTTCTGGCAGGCTACATAGTCGTATTCGCTGCCAGAAGAAGGCTAAAAGATAAGAAGGTACTCTCCGCGTTTCTTGTATTGATTCCTATTGCCTCCTTTCTCATAATGCTTGTCTCAGGTCATCTCAAGGAGCTTGCGATCATGAAGGAGTACGCAAACAGGAGCGACAGGTTTCTCGAGGAGACGGTGAGGCATCTTATGATAGCCGGTGGAGCCGTAGTCTCCGGAGTGATAATCGGAGTGCCTCTTGGAATAGTGGCTAACAGGTCTCCCAAGATAGAGAAGCCGGTTTTCGGGGTGGTGAATTTCATTCAGACGATTCCCAGTATAGCTCTCTTTGGGCTGCTGATCGCTCCCCTTTCCTATCTTTCTCGCAGTCTGCCTTTTCTGAGGGAGATAGGAATAACCGGCGTGGGTTGGGCTCCAGCGATGATAGCTTTGATTCTTTATTCGTTGCTCCCGATAGTCAGGAATACTTATTCGAGTCTGAAGGTGATTCCGGTCGATACGGTTGAGGCTGCAAGGGCCATGGGAATGAGCAGATTTCAGGTTCTAGGGAAGGTCGAGATTCCGATCTCGCTTCCGGTAGTTCTGGCAGGCGTGAGAACGGCGGCCGTTCAGGCGGTGGGCAACACTACGATGGCAGCTCTCATTGGTGCGGGGGGTCTTGGTGTTTTCGTCTTTCAGGGGCTTGGTCAGGCCGCAATGGATCTAGTGCTGCTAGGGGCGTTGCCGATCGTGGCTCTCGCGCTGATAGTCGATTCTCTTATGCAGTTGCTGATAGCTATTCTGACGCCCAGAGGGCTTGTTTCGGAGGGAGCCGATGATTAGATTCGAGAAAGTTACAAAGGAATACGATGAAGAGACCGTAGCCGTAAAAGATATTACGTTCGAGATTCCTTCGAGAGAGCTTACAGTTCTTATCGGGCCGTCTGGATGCGGGAAGACAACGACTCTCAAGATGATAAACCGTATAATCAGACCTACAGCCGGCAGGATTCTCATAGACGGCAGCGATGTAACTGAGATGGATATCAGGCAGCTCAGGAGAGGAATAGGCTACGTCATCCAGAATGTGGGACTCTTTCCCCACATGTCGGTTAAGGACAACATCGCCACCGTGCCCAAACTGCTGAAGTGGGAGAGATCGAAGATCGACGTTCGGGTGGAAGAATTGCTTCAGCTGGTCGGACTGGAGCCGAAGTCCTACGCAAACAAGCTTCCCAAAGAGTTGTCGGGCGGCGAAGCCCAGAGGGTGGGAGTTGCGAGAGCTCTTGCAGCAGATCCGCCGATAATTCTAATGGACGAACCTTTCGGGGCGGTCGACCCTCTTACGAGAGTCAGGCTTCAGGATGAATTTGCCAGAATTCAGGAGGAACTGCACAAAACAATTGTCTTCGTGACTCACGATATAGATGAGGCGATAAGACTGGCAGATAAAATTGCCGTTATGAAAGGGGGAAGAATTCTCCAGTTCGACACGCCCGAAGAGATTCTCGCAAGGCCGGTAGAGAAGTTCGTTCATGATTTCATGGGCTCCGACAGGGCTCTGAAGAGGCTCTCGAGAATTCCCGTTCTTGAGTACATAGAGAAAAGCGAAACGATAGACATTAACGGCGGCTGGGAGCAGCTGGGTGTCACAAAAGAGGAATTCGTCTGGGCGCTGGACGATAGGAAGAAACTCATCGGATGGGTAGATGTTTCTCATTCCAGCAGAGAGCTTCCGCTCAGAGAAGCTCTGACTGAGATGCTGGAGGAAGAGATTTTGAGCCCCGACAGCACAGTGAAGGAAGCGCTCTCGAGAATGCTTGAAAGCGGAACTATGGCTCTGCCGGTCGTTGAGAGATCGGGCCATTTTCTAGGCCAGATAAGTCTATCGAAAATTCAGGAGTTGACCAAGAGTGACAGAGAAGAAGAGTAGAGTCATATCCTGGATAATCCTTGGGATATTTCTTCTGGCATTCATTCTGCTCATATCCAACATGGCTCTCTGGGAGAGCTTTCTAAGATGGCTCTTTCCGGAAGAGAGGGAGGTTCTTCACCCCAGGGGTACCCTGCTGGAACTGGTTGGCGAACACCTGTGGATGGTGATTGTCTCGAGCGGACTTGCAACTGTAATAGGTATTTCGATTGGCGTTCTTGTTACGAGGCCGCTAGGAAGGCAGTATCTGCCACTCGTCTCCAATCTCAGCTCTCTCGGACAGACCTTTCCGCCCGTTGCGGTGCTTGCCCTTGCTGTTCCTCTTCTTGGATTCGGGTTCAAGCCCACGGTCGCCGCTCTGCTCCTGTATGGATTTCTACCTATCGTAAGAAACACGATAACCGGTATAGAGAATATCCCCTCCGAAGTTCGCGAAGCGGCTTACGGTATGGGTATGTCTTCCTGGCAGGTACTCTTCAAGATCGAGCTTCCTCTCGCTCTAAAGGTTATTATGTCGGGAATACGGATATCTGTTGTTATAAATATCGGGACGGCGACCGTCGGAGCCACTATAGGAGCCGGCGGACTTGGATCGCCCATAACGGCGGGGCTTGTGTCGGAGAATCCCGCCTTCATACTGGAAGGAGCCATTCCTGCCGCCCTTCTTGCCTTTTCGGCCGATTCGCTGCTGGGGAATATAGAGAAGAGCTTTTCCTCGGAGTAAGAAGATTGCCGGACCAGCTACTGCTGATGATCGAGCGGTCTATCCTCGTGATTGTTGATTGCGGAGGAGCCGCCGCTTGAAGGACGTGGAACGGAAATTTTGCCGCTCACGAAGAGATCGCCGAGTGCCCTCACGTCTCTCCCCGAGGGGTTCTGGAAGAGCCTTAGCCCGAAGTGGGGCATGGAGGCAAAAATATGATCGAAGATGTCAGACTGTAATGATTCATAGTTTACCCAGGAAGTATCCTTGCTGAAACAGTAGATCTCAAGAGGAAGGCCGGTATCTGCCGCTTGAAGCTGTCTTACCATGATTATCATGTCTTTGTTGGTTCCGGGATGGTTCCGTAGATATGCGGTCAGATATGCCCTGAAGGTCCCGATATTCGTCATCCTTCTGCCATTGACCGGTTCGCTCACATCTATCTCGTTCTTCCTGTTGAATTCCTCTATCTCTTTCTTCCTGCTTTCGAGATAAGGCCTGAGAATCTCGATTCTGTAGAGTCTATCGTACAACTCGTCATCCAAAAAGCGAATCGAGGAGTTGTCTATGAATACCGATCTCTTGATCCGCCTTCCCCCGGCCTGAAACATCCCCTTCCAGTTCTTGAAGGATTCCGAGATTAAGGCGTAGGAGGGAATTGTGGTTATTGTCTTGTCCCAGTTCTGGATCCTGATCGTCGTAAGTGTAATGTCTATAACGTCTCCGTCGGCCTGAAATTTCGGAACCTCTATCCAGTCGCCTATGCTGACGAGATTGTTCTTCGAGATCTGAATGCTGGCGACCAGTCCCAGTAGCGAATCTCTGAAAACTACCAGAAGAACGGCCGTCATTGCTCCGATCCCACTCAGAATCCCCCATGGAGAGATTCCGGTCAGCACGGATACCGCGATGACTCCGGCCACTATGTAGATCATGATCTTGACTACGGTCATATAGCTCTTTATCGGCTTATCTCTGGAGGTTTCTAGAGACTGGTAGGCGCTTGTGAAGACGTCAAGGAAGGCGTCGACAACTACAGCCGCAATGAATATCAGGTATGTCGTAACCAGCTTGTAGATCAAGCTCTCTATCGCAGGGAATGCACGGGCGAAGAGAGCGATGACTATTGCAGGTATCATCAGTGCTATCTTATAGAGAAGTTTGTGCTTTATCAGATAATCGTCCCATTTGAATGCAGATTTTCTCACAATAAGCTCAATGGGTTTAATCAGGACCTTTTCGAAGATGTATTTGGATAAGAAGGCCACGACTATCATGATTATTCCAACAACTATGTTGGCAAGTACCAAGTCAAAAGTCTCGCTGAGTCCGAGGGCCGAAAACCACCCGGCAAAGATGTCTACCACCTGATCGCCTCTAGAGACAATAATAACATCACAGGTGTATAAGGGCTACTTGTACTACGGTTTCCGAAATCTGAATGGATATACGAGTCAATGGAAATTTCATTACAGATTCACCGGAACAGAGGGTTACAGAGATCGCCACAATGTCGTAAAATAGTATATTGGAGGTGAGTGAGTTGAAATGTCCCGAATGCTTCTCTAGTGACAACAGGGCGACGCCGCTTAAGAACCCCGAAGATTGCCTGACGAACCATGTTCAATATGTCTGTTCCACGTGCGGCAGGGCAATTTGCATGGAGGACGATGAACGGGAAAGACACGGGCCCCGATCCTCCTTCAGTTCTTTCAATGACGCAATGCTTTACCTCCGGGCAGCCGAAGCGCTATTCAACGGACCTTGCGGCATCTACGAACTCACAGATGGAGCGAAGGTCTTCTACAAGATTTTCAAGGATAAAGACGGGCTGATGAACTTTCTTCTCGAAAACCCGGAGAAGAGATGCCCTCTGGGAGAAGCGCTTCACGAAACAGAGGAATTCAGACCGGTGGCTGAAGGGCAGATCCGAAAGCTTGGCAAGGACGAGGTTGAAGAATACTTGAGAGAGAGAGAAGTTGATGACTAGCTTTGAGACAATCTTTCTTCTCGTTGTCTATGTAATCGCTTTCTTCGAACTCTATTTGCTGTCCCTCAACCATAGAAATGCTAAGCTTTCTAAGGTCTCACTTCCAGATAACTTGCGAGACGTCTTCAATGATGATCTCATCGAAAAGTCTGTGAAATATACGAGAGCCAAGGGAACTATTGTTATGGTCTCTTCTATCGTAAACCTTCTGGTACTGAGTTTGGGGATCTTCTGGGCATTCAGGGCAATCGAATCTCTTTCGACGAAATTGGCGGAGGGCTTTGCGGTGCGCGGCCTCATCTTTTTCATCTCGATCGCCGCGATTTCTTTCGCAATCTCTCTCCCCTTTTCGGTTTACTCGACATTCGTTTTGGAGAACAGATATGGCTTCAATCGGACGACACCAAGGACTTTTGTTATAGATAAACTGAAAGTCCTGCTTCTGGTTGCGCTAATCGGAATTCCGCTCATGTATCTTGCGCTTCTCGCTATCGACTCGTTTACGTACTGGTGGGTCTACTTGCTTATCGGAGTGATTGCATTTGAGTTTCTCACCCAGCTGATCTTCCCCACAATCATTCTTCCCCTCTTCTACAAGCTGAAGCCTCTTGAAGATGAGGACCTTATGAAAAGGATTAGAGCGATTGCCGAGAAATCCGGTTTCGCGGTCAAATCGATCCTCGTTATGGATGCATCGAGAAAAACCGGCCACACAAATGCCTTTTTCACGGGCATCGGAAGAGCAAAGAGGATAGTCCTTTACGACAGCCTCCTCGAGAAGCATTCTTCTGAAGAGATAGAGGCGATCTTCGCCCATGAGGCCGGTCACTTCAAGCGTAAACACATACTCAAGGGGATGTTATTATCTAACGCGGTTACGGTTTTCGCCGTATTCCTTCTATGGTTGATCGTTGAAAGCGACACAGCTACCGGCATGTTTGGTATCTCAGAGAAATACACGATTCTGCTTTATGCGGGGATCTTCCTGTCTTCGGTCTTCACGGTTCTTGACTGGATAGACTCGTTCATAAGCAGGAAGTGGGAATTTGAGGCCGACAGTTATGCGGCGCAGATTACCGGTAATCCGCAACCGATGATCGGAGCCCTTAAGAACCTCTCAGTGTCGAATCTGTCGAATCTCAGCCCACATCCTATGTACGCTGCCCTGTATTACTCGCATCCGCCATCATGGGAGCGAATTGAAAAGCTGAACACAATGGTCTCTAATATAGACGAAAGAAAGAGTAGGGGGTGATATCTTGAAACTGAAGTTCATTAACTGTGTGACGCCTGTAAGCAGGCTTGAATGGGTTGAGGAGTACCTCGACCTTCCGTTTGAACTTTTCTGTAAGCATGATGAGTTGACCGGCTTCATCACGAGCGGAAACAAGATCAGAAAGCTCGAGTATCTTCTAAAAGATGCTCTGGAAAAGAAAGCAGATACGGTATTCACTTGCGGGGGCATTCAGTCGAATCACTGCAGGGCGACTGCGATGGCGGCGAGATCGCTTGGAATACAGCCGGTTCTCTTCCTCAGGGGAAGGCCGATGGAGATTCCTCAAGGGAACGTCCTTCTAGACACCATGGCCGGAAGCGACATCCATTACGTGACCAAGGAGGAGTATTCGAGAATAGATGAGATCTTCGCCACGAAGAAGGAAGAATACGAGAAGAAGGGCAGCAAAGTCTACCTGATCCCCGAGGGCGGCTCAAACGCGCTTGGCGCAAGGGGATATGTGGACGCCGTCAAAGAACTGTCGGGCCAGATAAATCTCGATCATGTTGAAGCCATCTTCACGGCGGTCGGCAGCGCCGGAACCTATGCGGGAATTCTGGCTGGGCTCAGGACGCTGGGTTACAACGCCGAAGTCATAGGTATTAACGTCACGAAGGATCCTTCCTCACTCTTCCTGGAAAAGACAAAGAGACTTATTGGGGAGATGAAAGAGTACGGAATAGATGTATCGATAGACGACGGAGAGATCAAGATAGTCGATGACTTCTCGGGACCCGCTTATGCCGTGCCTTCGGAAGAGGATATAGAACTTATAAAGAGCCTAGCCAGGGAGCGAGCCTTCTTTCTCGACCCAGTTTATACGGCCAAGGCCTTCAGGGGAATGCTTCAGATCTCAAAGGAAAGATTTGCCGGGAAGAGGGTCGTCTTTATTCATACCGGAGGGCTGTTCAAGTTGTTCGACAATCCGGCTACTTACATAAAGTAAAGCCCTGCGATGCAGGGCTTTATATTCTGTTCAGGTCGTTCAGTCTTTTCAGAAACTTGTCGACGTTCTCCCTGAATCTCTTTATCTTGAGCTCCGATGTTTTCAGGTATTCGAGGCCGGCCGTCGTAATCTTGTAGTTCTTTTTTGCCGGGCCAGTGTTCTCTGTGTCCCATTCAGAGGTTATAAGTCCCATTTCTTCTAGACTGCCCAGCACACGGTAAAGACTCCCCATCTGACCGACACCGAAGATTGGGATCTCGAAGTCGTTGATCCT includes these proteins:
- a CDS encoding FAD-containing oxidoreductase → LLLATGRLPNTPDLNLEKSGVQVDDWGFIKVNNKLETTSEGVYAIGDVKGGPAFTHISYDDFRVLKQNLLNGGSSTIEERFVPYVVFIDPQLGRIGLSEKEASSQGRDFRVAKLPFDRVARAIETDETRGMMKALVDSKTDQIIGAAILGVEGGEIMSAVQIAMMGGLPYTSLRDGVFAHPTLVESLNNLFMTLDG
- a CDS encoding ABC transporter substrate-binding protein: MKRIMLIALLLITVIGLALKGPITVASKIDTEGALLGQMIVIILEKNGFEVNDKTEFGTTSVIRKAIIAGEIDIYPEYTGNGGFFFDNTDPMVWKNAKSGYETVKTLDLERNGLVWLTPAPANNTWALAIRKDLSDSEGIKTLEDLATYVNGGGFIKLAASEEFLTRPDAMPAFQEAYGFELSNDQLLAFSGGNTAQTIRAAAQNIDGVNLAMAYGTDGALSALRLVVLEDTKGVQPVYEPAPIVRKEVYEMYPEIEGLLKPVFESLDLESLQSLNASIAIEGLDAGYVAEQFLRSKSLID
- a CDS encoding ABC transporter permease, which codes for MKFIGRRRDVMAILGMAIMLFSLVIPGFLSVKETRISEALPVSLGSFSIVGLLSLAAASVAIFFLSYSKYAFLMGIVAGLVPLFGFFLAGSHALSIASATGPFARVSPSTGLWLLLLAGYIVVFAARRRLKDKKVLSAFLVLIPIASFLIMLVSGHLKELAIMKEYANRSDRFLEETVRHLMIAGGAVVSGVIIGVPLGIVANRSPKIEKPVFGVVNFIQTIPSIALFGLLIAPLSYLSRSLPFLREIGITGVGWAPAMIALILYSLLPIVRNTYSSLKVIPVDTVEAARAMGMSRFQVLGKVEIPISLPVVLAGVRTAAVQAVGNTTMAALIGAGGLGVFVFQGLGQAAMDLVLLGALPIVALALIVDSLMQLLIAILTPRGLVSEGADD
- a CDS encoding ABC transporter ATP-binding protein; translation: MIRFEKVTKEYDEETVAVKDITFEIPSRELTVLIGPSGCGKTTTLKMINRIIRPTAGRILIDGSDVTEMDIRQLRRGIGYVIQNVGLFPHMSVKDNIATVPKLLKWERSKIDVRVEELLQLVGLEPKSYANKLPKELSGGEAQRVGVARALAADPPIILMDEPFGAVDPLTRVRLQDEFARIQEELHKTIVFVTHDIDEAIRLADKIAVMKGGRILQFDTPEEILARPVEKFVHDFMGSDRALKRLSRIPVLEYIEKSETIDINGGWEQLGVTKEEFVWALDDRKKLIGWVDVSHSSRELPLREALTEMLEEEILSPDSTVKEALSRMLESGTMALPVVERSGHFLGQISLSKIQELTKSDREEE
- a CDS encoding ABC transporter permease, whose translation is MTEKKSRVISWIILGIFLLAFILLISNMALWESFLRWLFPEEREVLHPRGTLLELVGEHLWMVIVSSGLATVIGISIGVLVTRPLGRQYLPLVSNLSSLGQTFPPVAVLALAVPLLGFGFKPTVAALLLYGFLPIVRNTITGIENIPSEVREAAYGMGMSSWQVLFKIELPLALKVIMSGIRISVVINIGTATVGATIGAGGLGSPITAGLVSENPAFILEGAIPAALLAFSADSLLGNIEKSFSSE
- a CDS encoding mechanosensitive ion channel encodes the protein MVDIFAGWFSALGLSETFDLVLANIVVGIIMIVVAFLSKYIFEKVLIKPIELIVRKSAFKWDDYLIKHKLLYKIALMIPAIVIALFARAFPAIESLIYKLVTTYLIFIAAVVVDAFLDVFTSAYQSLETSRDKPIKSYMTVVKIMIYIVAGVIAVSVLTGISPWGILSGIGAMTAVLLVVFRDSLLGLVASIQISKNNLVSIGDWIEVPKFQADGDVIDITLTTIRIQNWDKTITTIPSYALISESFKNWKGMFQAGGRRIKRSVFIDNSSIRFLDDELYDRLYRIEILRPYLESRKKEIEEFNRKNEIDVSEPVNGRRMTNIGTFRAYLTAYLRNHPGTNKDMIIMVRQLQAADTGLPLEIYCFSKDTSWVNYESLQSDIFDHIFASMPHFGLRLFQNPSGRDVRALGDLFVSGKISVPRPSSGGSSAINNHEDRPLDHQQ
- a CDS encoding M48 family peptidase — encoded protein: MTSFETIFLLVVYVIAFFELYLLSLNHRNAKLSKVSLPDNLRDVFNDDLIEKSVKYTRAKGTIVMVSSIVNLLVLSLGIFWAFRAIESLSTKLAEGFAVRGLIFFISIAAISFAISLPFSVYSTFVLENRYGFNRTTPRTFVIDKLKVLLLVALIGIPLMYLALLAIDSFTYWWVYLLIGVIAFEFLTQLIFPTIILPLFYKLKPLEDEDLMKRIRAIAEKSGFAVKSILVMDASRKTGHTNAFFTGIGRAKRIVLYDSLLEKHSSEEIEAIFAHEAGHFKRKHILKGMLLSNAVTVFAVFLLWLIVESDTATGMFGISEKYTILLYAGIFLSSVFTVLDWIDSFISRKWEFEADSYAAQITGNPQPMIGALKNLSVSNLSNLSPHPMYAALYYSHPPSWERIEKLNTMVSNIDERKSRG
- a CDS encoding D-cysteine desulfhydrase family protein — encoded protein: MKLKFINCVTPVSRLEWVEEYLDLPFELFCKHDELTGFITSGNKIRKLEYLLKDALEKKADTVFTCGGIQSNHCRATAMAARSLGIQPVLFLRGRPMEIPQGNVLLDTMAGSDIHYVTKEEYSRIDEIFATKKEEYEKKGSKVYLIPEGGSNALGARGYVDAVKELSGQINLDHVEAIFTAVGSAGTYAGILAGLRTLGYNAEVIGINVTKDPSSLFLEKTKRLIGEMKEYGIDVSIDDGEIKIVDDFSGPAYAVPSEEDIELIKSLARERAFFLDPVYTAKAFRGMLQISKERFAGKRVVFIHTGGLFKLFDNPATYIK
- a CDS encoding PadR family transcriptional regulator; the protein is MRNMRGRRMGMGRSWIELYLLLLIAEKPAHGYELSSRINDFEIPIFGVGQMGSLYRVLGSLEEMGLITSEWDTENTGPAKKNYKITTAGLEYLKTSELKIKRFRENVDKFLKRLNDLNRI